In a genomic window of Malassezia japonica chromosome 4, complete sequence:
- a CDS encoding uncharacterized protein (EggNog:ENOG503P2G0; COG:S), which yields MVRVKKRASKRVSTKQREKVHKKVREHHRKQRRDAKKNPQWKSRRREDPGIPNSFPFKEELLNEIEQKRRVAAEERMMRDDEEEEEEEGEENEEGVPAPGFEEPLNLPFAPTLTTPLDDVLQSNKEIKALVYVVDARDPASFQSAWLEEQLTKKSPALVYVLSKADLVPAEVLTAWVYRLLSSKRPVFPVATPPSAAAAIGVDALAAFLRPKVRGGATAVIGLENAGKTSVATALQGAFQEDDGEEQVFDTPALLSSKTTLPVDNDDDDEDEEDEEEEVEEEVTALGELQRLEKERAKLQWLLARNQGNMQRFKDPYALIRTLLSRVAHPEDLMLIYGTPAFGSFVPAEATLSDDAPVEEAVLEKLQRTEDKAQADTEQFLIGVARSVGRLKRYGVPDILSAARGILRDWSQASIGYYAVPLDRQKLVEANGTKADKARWAEAQGKVDHVASAVLPRKMWRQQWNGRELRLKPLHEGPMAHDVLVFAPYEEEEEDEEDDDDDVPVYADDDDEDEDEDDDDDDDDEEEVDDEIDDDLDDDDDDDDDLDDEEDVPAPPPKPAASKKRNAPPPKPAKSQKTAKRAPAPGEAYDLNAYF from the coding sequence GCGTGTCGAccaagcagcgcgagaAGGTGCATAAGAaggtgcgcgagcaccACCGCAAGCAGCGGAGAGATGCGAAGAAGAACCCGCAGTGGaagtcgcgccgccgcgaggacCCCGGCATTCCGAACAGTTTCCCTTTTAAGGAGGAGCTCCTGAACGAGATCGAGCAGAAGCGCAGGGTcgctgccgaggagcgcatgaTGCGCgatgacgaggaggaggaggaagaggaaggGGAGGAGAACGAGGAGggcgtgcctgcgccgggCTTTGAGGAGCCGCTGAACCTGCCATTTGCGCCGACGCtcacgacgccgctcgacgacgtgctccaGAGTAACAAGGAGATCAAGGCGCTCGTGTAcgtggtcgacgcgcgcgacccCGCGAGCTTCCAGAGTGCAtggctcgaggagcagctcaCGAAAAAGAGCCCGGCCCTGGTGTACGTCCTGTCCAAGGCCGACCTCGTTccggccgaggtgctcacGGCTTGGGTGTACCGCCTGCTTTCGTCCAAGCGCCCCGTCTTTCCGGTGGCCACGCcgccctcggccgcggccgcgattggtgtcgacgcgctcgccgcgttcCTCCGTCCcaaggtgcgcggcggtgcgacGGCCGTGATTGGCCTCGAGAACGCAGGCAAGACGAGTGTCGCGACGGCGCTCCAGGGTGCATTCCAGGAGGACGAtggcgaggagcaggtgTTTGACACTCCTGCGCTCCTGTCGTCCAAGACGACGCTGCCGGTCGAcaacgacgacgacgacgaagacgaggaagacgaggaggaagaaGTCGAAGAGGAAGTCACcgctctcggcgagctccagcgcctcgagaaggagcgcgccaagctGCAGTGGCTCCTCGCACGCAACCAGGGCAACATGCAGCGCTTCAAGGATCCCTATGCACTgatccgcacgctcctTTCGCGCGTTGCGCATCCCGAAGACCTTATGCTTATCTACGGCACGCCCGCCTTTGGCTCGTTTGTgccggccgaggcgacgctctcggacgacgcaccggtcgaggaggcggtGCTGGAGAAGCTGCAGCGTACCGAAGacaaggcgcaggcggaTACCGAGCAGTTCCTTATTGGCGTCGCCCGCTCGGTCGGCCGCTTGAAGCGCTACGGTGTGCCGGATATCctcagcgccgcgcgcggaaTCCTGCGCGACTGGTCGCAGGCGAGCATTGGGTACTAtgccgtgccgctcgaccgccaGAAGCTCGTCGAAGCCAACGGCACCAAGGCCGACAAGGCGCGGtgggccgaggcgcagggcAAGGTCGACCATGTTGCGTCCGCCGTGCTGCCCCGCAAGATGTGGCGGCAGCAGTGGAATGgacgcgagctgcgtctgAAGCCGCTGCACGAAGGCCCGATGGCACACGATGTCCTTGTCTTTGCTCCGTatgaggaggaggaggaggacgaggaggacgatgATGACGACGTTCCCGTGTACGccgatgacgacgacgaggatgaggatgaggacgacgacgacgacgacgacgacgaggaagaggtcgatgacgagatcgacgacgacctcgacgacgacgacgacgacgacgacgacctcgacgacgaagaaGATGtccccgcgccgcctcccAAGCCCGCCGCCAGCAAGAAACGcaacgcgccgcctcccAAGCCTGCCAAGTCGCAAAAGACGGCCAAGCGCGCCCCTGCGCCCGGTGAGGCGTATG